A portion of the Magnolia sinica isolate HGM2019 chromosome 17, MsV1, whole genome shotgun sequence genome contains these proteins:
- the LOC131230534 gene encoding uncharacterized protein LOC131230534 — translation MQHIANLAGNKTLVLPVPAFNVINGGSHGFTVNLNFTNLVGNRTRYRQIVNYYFISHLEDFIHLNACYLFLSVGHVSKGVKPKGRGASKKAPARKQKMPIAVDSEEEDDKELELKEQLAAYNIDSPSDQTGI, via the exons ATGCAGCACATTGCGAACCTTGCTGGGAACAAAACTCTAGTTTTGCCTGTGCCTGCATTTAACGTCATCAATGGAGGATCACATGGTTTCACTGTCAACCTAAATTTTACGAACCTTGTTGGGAACAGAACTCGGTACAGGCAGATTGTCAATTACTATTTTATTTCCCATCTTGAAGATTTCATTCATCTCAATGCATGTTATCTTTTTCTCTCCGTAGGACATGTTTCCAAGGGTGTAAAACCCAAAGGCAGGGGAGCTTCGAAGAAGGCTCCTGCTAGAAAG CAGAAAATGCCAATTGCTGTtgatagtgaagaggaagatgataagGAGCTTGAGCTGAAAGAACAACTGGCAGCGTATAACATTGATTCTCCTTCAGATCAAACAGGTATATGA